A window of the Pseudodesulfovibrio sp. JC047 genome harbors these coding sequences:
- a CDS encoding regulatory protein GemA, translated as MAMKNKGKNWRVCLIRKAKTIQNQVLHMSAEDYETMLLVRYYKNSTADLSINELKDLCAYLDFLTGKQFNKKQPPKVDPQARKIWVLWQELHKIGEVRNPSIKALNTFIQNRCHINVESYTWLNRFQASDVIEILKNWQKRVRARSA; from the coding sequence ATGGCAATGAAAAATAAGGGAAAGAATTGGAGAGTCTGCCTGATCAGGAAGGCCAAGACCATCCAAAATCAAGTTCTCCATATGTCGGCTGAGGATTATGAAACCATGTTGTTGGTTCGCTACTATAAAAATTCCACGGCTGATCTATCTATTAATGAATTGAAAGACCTTTGCGCGTATCTGGATTTCCTCACGGGAAAGCAGTTTAATAAAAAGCAACCACCCAAGGTTGATCCTCAGGCCCGAAAGATATGGGTGCTTTGGCAGGAACTGCACAAGATCGGCGAAGTACGCAATCCCAGCATCAAGGCACTCAACACCTTTATTCAAAATCGTTGTCATATCAACGTCGAGTCATACACTTGGCTCAATCGTTTTCAGGCCAGCGACGTGATCGAAATTCTCAAAAATTGGCAGAAAAGAGTGAGAGCGAGGTCCGCATGA